From a single Fusarium fujikuroi IMI 58289 draft genome, chromosome FFUJ_chr03 genomic region:
- a CDS encoding probable SKP1-kinetochore protein complex CBF3, subunit D codes for MSDSTSTQKVWLASNDSAIIEVDRVVAERSMLIKNMLEDIGDEGINAENPIPIPNVNEAVLRKVIEWCDHHRNDPLQAQDDDSDARKKTTDIEEWDQKFMQVDQEMLFEIILASNYLDIKPLLDVGCKTVANMIKGKSPEEIRKTFNITNDFTPEEEEQIRRENEWAEDR; via the exons ATGTCCGATTCTACCTCTACACAGAAGGTCTGGCTGGCCTCCAATGATAGCGCCATTATTGAAGTCG ACCGCGTTGTTGCCGAGCGATCCatgttgatcaagaacatgttGGAAGACATCGGTGATGAGGGTATCAATGCTGAAAACCCTATTCCTATCCCCAAC GTGAACGAGGCTGTTCTTCGCAAGGTGATTGAGTGGTGCGACCATCACCGCAACGACCCCCTCCAGGCACAGGATGACGATTCCGACGCCCGCAAGAAAACCACCGATATCGAGGAGTGGGACCAAAAGTTCATGCAGGTCGATCAGGAGATGCTGTTTGAAATCATCCTT GCATCCAACTACCTCGAcatcaagcctcttcttgacGTCGGTTGCAAAACTGTTGCCAACATGATCAAGGGCAAGTCTCCCGAAGAGATCCGCAAAACTTTCAACATTACGAACGACTTCACtcccgaggaggaggagcagatcCGCCGAGAGAATGAGTGGGCTGAGGATCGTTAA
- a CDS encoding related to protein kinase C pathway protein SMP3: MWRRTYLTLVLIRLWFALSPSYLHPDENFQGPEVIAGQIFSYPVRHTWEFTSENPIRSVFPLWPVYGLPMLLLRWLWIGNGKDGEIPPIAVFWTLRVLMFVISFVLEDWALHELIPSPKHRRVAVLLVASSYVTWTYQTHTFSNSVETLVVAWSLVLIQRVADPRRSCVLSTTVLGIVGVFGVFNRITFPAFLVVPGLRLLPVFWKRPTSLVYLTLAAALTTVIAIGLDTAFYLPGPITWTDLIHKPVITPLNNFKYNSATENLAQHGLHPWYQHLVGNLPLLLGPAAALLIARPKISIRLWSAVSGLVVLSAFQHQEARFLLPTVPLFLSSIRMPRNQTILYVFTAVWIGFNLVLGSLMGIYHQGGVVPGQVFLSQQPDATQAVWWKTYTPPIWLLNGKNEFLTTRDVMGLKGEVLLEQLYGLATCDTPADRRNQEYLKEKSGTYLIAPASATWLDPYLPNKGLEGLRFREVWRYRKHLNLDDLDFGDDGVWDTLARVIGRRGLVAWRVTKSCPN, encoded by the exons ATGTGGCGACGCACATATCTCACGCTCGTCCTCATAAGGCTGTGGTTTGCGCTATCTCCCAGTTATTTACACCCGGACGAGAACTTCCAAGGGCCTGAGGTCATAGCCG GCCAAATTTTTAGTTATCCTGTTCGACACACTTGGGAATTTACAAGCGAGAACCCTATCCGTAGTGTTTTCCCACTATGGCCCGTCTACGGTCTTCCTATGCTTCTTCTGCGGTGGCTATGGATCGGTAACGGCAAAGACGGAGAGATCCCACCTATTGCGGTTTTCTGGACTCTGCGCGTTCTCATGTTTGTCATCAGctttgttcttgaagattgGGCGTTGCATGAGTTGATCCCGTCACCGAAGCATCGCCGTGTTGCCGTTCTCCTTGTCGCCTCGTCCTACGTGACCTGGACCTATCAGACGCACACGTTCTCCAACTCGGTAGAGACGCTCGTTGTTGCTTGGAGTCTTGTTCTGATCCAGCGAGTCGCTGATCCACGG CGGTCATGTGTTTTGTCTACCACAGTGCTTGGAATAGTTGGAGTATTCGGTGTATTCAATCGAATCACGTTTCCAGCATTTCTTGTTGTTCCTGGACTTCGACTGCTCCCTGTGTTCTGGAAGAG ACCTACGTCCCTCGTATACTTGACGTTAGCTGCGGCACTGACAACTGTCATTGCCATCGGTCTGGACACCGCGTTTTACCTGCCAGGTCCCATCACATGGACCGACCTGATCCATAAACCTGTAATCACCCCTCTTAACAACTTCAAGTACAACTCAGCAACCGAGAACCTGGCGCAGCATGGCCTTCATCCTTGGTACCAGCATTTGGTGGGAAATTTGCCATTGCTGCTGGGCCCAGCTGCAGCTTTGTTGATAGCCAGACCCAAAATATCAATCCGACTATGGTCGGCAGTGTCGGGTTTGGTGGTCCTATCGGCGTTTCAACATCAGGAGGCGAGATTCTTGCTCCCAACGGTACCACTATTTCTTTCGTCAATCCGCATGCCCCGAAACCAAACAATACTCTACGTCTTTACGGCAGTTTGGATCGGGTTTAACCTCGTCCTCGGCTCGTTGATGGGTATCTATCATCAGGGAGGTGTGGTGCCGGGACAGGTCTTCCTGAGTCAGCAGCCAGATGCCACCCAAGCTGTCTGGTGGAAGACGTATACACCGCCAATCTGGCTTCTTAATGGCAAGAATGAGTTCTTGACCACGCGAGACGTTATGGGTCTCAAGGGTGAGGTGCTACTTGAGCAACTCTACGGACTTGCCACATGCGACACTCCCGCCGACAGACGAAACCAGGAGTATCTGAAGGAAAAGAGTGGCACATACCTGATAGCCCCGGCATCAGCAACATGGTTAGATCCCTACCTGCCCAACAAGGGCTTGGAGGGGCTACGATTTAGAGAGGTATGGCGTTACAGGAAACACTTGAAcctggatgatctggattTTGGCGACGACGGCGTTTGGGACACCCTGGCCAGGGTTATTGGGCGAAGGGGCCTCGTTGCCTGGAGAGTCACAAAGAGCTGCCCAAATTAG
- a CDS encoding probable Snf1p protein kinase interacting protein (SIP3 protein): protein MPEDSPPPAANQAGRAIPVGLNEAALDSPTFRVTAATFGDQVDAIEKWLNGYAQSTSKLLHDILALEETINTFLVKTMPSAADGVVDNDYTFLALKRVGDGWREYWIQMISTMKKMEGLVVDPIRQFIVGDLRNFKECRRAMEQAQRTFDSTLARYVSQSKTKEPSALREDAFAVFETRKAYLKASMDYCQLAPQLRFSMDKLLVKICSERWSQLRRAREAAIDTTRWNQEMERIQGWSNEMGASEMVFRRELQSARREIGENALVGFKPSRELEDYSTSTVPFLGTRGPITVRLEEGATVVSEKQGWLFLRVLSGKPARHTWIRRWYYCRDGIFGWLIPGPLGVLQGDEIGVLLCNAKPAVAEDRRFCFEVKTKSQTILLQAETQGELTEWLEVFEVTKKRAFETSMNRTSASLPGSIDPAFSISPPSIPEFSAKTLDAQIGIYDESSPSIDRTNTLPIPGPDGNLNTRQSFDVNGSISRRTITALGRDLAREEGESGREHAARIIQKLDLHRKATFGTQGPEAGQGGAASTTGLASMMATSHTLPPGFPGSVGSTTNFRQTPSMLPSVDTQVGTLAPATLAKPPSMTGLSRIAVLTAGERQPVGNNRKLPASVVANYWGTSLWGAMNAPPQPVLPRLDEDDPIGVVVPGSTVGQGVQRKDGGEYFPRNYPPELRAQHAQFRLLFPDAPLEEKLVLVFRAAWTGSPERGPGKPDMAGDGRIYVTPDNMYFYGQQIGLVTAYNISLDIISEVTAAPGRDCDFIFLHLNENANETGYTRITIKVFLEDLGLLHTRLNLLIDDIQAEEPMDVEAIITTLINLEKEEYDRPSPSVESWEEVSANTPMDDGTSMGRPVAPRMEFGPPLRLSKSRTRHNHKLHLPARPVIYEPEGMKEMAAERHFEISAKSCFHVLFGDKSFVFPKLYFERRAQQIAQGPWVLVDQGRMRRDFQFKVDYKDVLGRSKTADVNDYQIIDVFSDHVTYVVTHVKTAWHLPHSSWFKVVTKIVITHVAKSKCKLAIYTKTDWSKNPALSKNLIDRQAIHDAASDAEELAEVATDQVRKLGTRSRTNRAIQVYGQIGQQTEVVVFSPAATDSAKKQAIKPRTLTTMVFETIRSLGESAVSSLIMWAIAVLRNLFNLITAQWIILALLAFSTLTNLLLTSSETSTWWRERRAAGFMQNIGIRPNSMMSKAIYFADLDTASGTNQGLSFPENSTCFSTFKDLLDTTDMDAPWEDAGASLATPTSRATARRLRRTRQRLGSYRHDLLVAMRVVNSIEREMLQSEWENWLVDEKFLCDELDTMLLQQGDTKGQRKGAEAGKGPQKAMEPMPAKRRQALEQWRDSYCGSCKQDYQVAMKDRKLSIV from the coding sequence ATGCCTGAAGACTCCCCTCCACCAGCGGCCAACCAGGCTGGCCGCGCCATCCCCGTCGGCCTCAACGAAGCAGCACTCGATTCTCCGACTTTTCGTGTAACCGCCGCAACCTTTGGCGATCAAGTCGATGCTATAGAAAAATGGCTCAACGGATATGCTCAGTCGACGTCGAAACTACTTCACGATATCCTCGCCCTCGAAGAGACGATTAATACTTTTCTCGTGAAGACGATGCCCTCGGCGGCTGACGGCGTTGTCGACAATGATTATACGTTTTTGGCTTTGAAGAGGGTGGGCGATGGATGGCGTGAGTATTGGATTCAAATGATAAGCacaatgaagaagatggagggcCTAGTCGTCGACCCTATCCGGCAGTTCATCGTTGGCGATCTCAGGAACTTCAAGGAGTGCAGGAGGGCCATGGAGCAGGCGCAGCGAACGTTTGACTCTACGCTCGCTCGATACGTCAGTcagtcaaagacaaaggagcCATCAGCTCTGCGCGAAGATGCCTTTGCTGTTTTCGAAACCCGAAAGGCTTACCTCAAGGCCTCGATGGATTACTGCCAGCTTGCACCGCAGCTGCGCTTTAGTATGGATAAGTTGCTTGTCAAAATATGCAGTGAGCGTTGGAGCCAGCTGCGGCGTGCCAGAGAAGCTGCAATCGACACTACGCGCTGGAATCAGGAAATGGAGCGCATTCAGGGGTGGTCGAATGAAATGGGAGCGTCCGAGATGGTCTTCAGGCGAGAGTTGCAGTCTGCCAGGAGAGAGATTGGAGAAAATGCGCTAGTAGGATTCAAGCCATCCCGTGAGCTCGAGGACTACAGCACTTCAACCGTTCCTTTCCTCGGCACTCGTGGCCCCATCACTGTTCGTCTTGAGGAAGGTGCCACAGTTGTCTCTGAAAAGCAAGGATGGCTGTTCCTGCGGGTGCTCTCAGGGAAGCCAGCAAGACATACGTGGATCAGGAGATGGTATTATTGCCGTGATGGCATCTTTGGCTGGCTGATACCAGGGCCTCTGGGAGTTCTTCAGGGTGACGAGATTGGGGTTCTGCTTTGTAATGCAAAGCCGGCTGTGGCTGAAGACAGACGCTTCTGCTTCGaggtcaagaccaagagccagACAATCCTGCTCCAGGCAGAGACCCAGGGCGAGCTGACCGAGTGGTTGGAGGTTTTTGAGGTTACCAAGAAGCGGGCTTTTGAGACCAGCATGAACAGAACTAGTGCTTCTCTTCCCGGGTCCATCGATCCTGCGTTTTCCATCTCTCCCCCTAGTATTCCCGAGTTCTCTGCCAAGACCCTCGACGCACAGATCGGTATCTACGATGAATCAAGCCCTAGTATTGACCGAACAAACACACTGCCTATTCCGGGACCAGACGGTAACCTCAATACACGACAGAGCTTTGACGTTAACGGCAGCATCTCTCGTCGTACCATCACTGCTCTGGGCCGAGACCTGGCTCGAGAGGAGGGCGAGAGTGGCCGTGAGCATGCTGCCAGAATCATCCAGAAGCTCGACCTACATCGCAAAGCGACCTTTGGCACCCAAGGCCCGGAAGCCGGACAAGGAGGTGCAGCTTCCACGACCGGACTGGCTAGCATGATGGCTACTAGTCACACGCTACCGCCAGGATTTCCAGGGTCTGTTGGAAGCACAACAAATTTCAGGCAGACGCCCAGCATGCTGCCATCGGTTGACACACAAGTTGGCACTTTGGCTCCAGCAACCCTGGCCAAGCCACCCTCCATGACTGGATTGAGTCGAATTGCAGTTCTGACAGCAGGAGAACGCCAACCTGTTGGTAACAACAGGAAACTCCCTGCGTCTGTGGTTGCGAACTACTGGGGAACAAGTCTCTGGGGTGCAATGAACGCACCGCCACAGCCCGTCCTTCCCAGactcgatgaggatgaccctattggtgttgttgttcctGGAAGCACTGTAGGGCAAGGTGTTCAGCGGAAGGACGGTGGCGAGTACTTCCCCCGAAACTACCCCCCAGAGTTGAGAGCGCAACACGCCCAGTTTCGACTCCTTTTCCCAGATGCGCCcttggaggagaagctggTGCTTGTCTTCCGGGCCGCCTGGACTGGGTCTCCTGAGCGAGGGCCCGGCAAACCAGACATGGCGGGCGATGGCCGCATATACGTTACACCCGACAATATGTACTTCTATGGACAGCAAATAGGACTCGTCACGGCGTACAATATCAGTCTAGATATCATCAGTGAAGTAACGGCAGCCCCAGGCAGGGACTGCGACTTCATTTTCCTTCATCTGAATGAAAATGCCAACGAAACAGGGTATACCAGGATCACTATCAAAGTCTTCTTGGAGGATCTCGGTCTACTTCACACTCGTCTCAACCTATTGATCGACGACATCCAGGCTGAGGAGCCCATGGATGTTGAAGCGATCATCACCACCTTGATCAATCTcgaaaaagaagagtatgACCGCCCAAGTCCCAGTGTCGAAAGCTGGGAGGAGGTCTCAGCAAACACGCCCATGGATGACGGTACTTCTATGGGTCGGCCTGTTGCTCCACGTATGGAGTTCGGCCCTCCGCTTCGTCTTTCGAAATCGAGGACTCGACATAACCATAAACTTCACTTGCCAGCTCGCCCTGTCATTTATGAACCAGAGGGCATGAAGGAGATGGCGGCTGAGCGACACTTTGAAATTAGTGCCAAGTCCTGCTTCCACGTTTTGTTCGGTGACAAGAGTTTTGTATTCCCAAAGCTCTACTTTGAACGACGTGCTCAGCAGATTGCTCAAGGACCTTGGGTTCTAGTTGATCAAGGCAGGATGAGGCGTGACTTCCAGTTCAAGGTTGACTACAAGGATGTCTTGGGTCGGTCCAAGACGGCCGATGTTAATGACTACCAGATCATTGATGTCTTCAGCGATCACGTTACGTACGTGGTGACTCATGTCAAGACGGCGTGGCATCTGCCTCACTCAAGCTGGTTCAAGGTTGTGACCAAGATTGTCATAACACACGTGGCCAAGTCCAAGTGCAAACTAGCCATCTACACAAAAACGGATTGGTCGAAAAACCCGGCGCTCTCCAAGAACCTGATTGACCGCCAAGCCATTCACGATGCTGCAAGTGACGCTGAAGAGTTGGCTGAGGTTGCTACGGATCAAGTTCGGAAGCTTGGAACTCGCAGCCGAACAAACAGAGCAATCCAGGTGTATGGCCAGATTGGACAACAGACAGAGGTGGTGGTCTTTTCGCCTGCTGCAACAGATTCGGCAAAGAAACAGGCCATCAAGCCTCGAACCCTGACGACAATGGTGTTTGAGACGATCCGGTCTCTGGGAGAGAGTGCAGTATCGTCACTCATCATGTGGGCTATCGCTGTGCTGCGCAACTTGTTCAACCTGATTACAGCCCAGTGGATCATCCTGGCGCTTCTCGCATTCAGCACACTTACAAATCTCCTACTAACGTCAAGCGAGACTTCGACGTGGTGGAGAGAGCGAAGAGCAGCAGGATTCATGCAAAACATCGGGATTCGACCCAATTCCATGATGAGTAAGGCCATATACTTTGCAGATCTGGATACAGCATCCGGGACCAATCAAGGGTTGTCTTTTCCCGAAAACAGCACATGCTTCTCGACCTTCAAGGATCTACTAGATACGACAGATATGGATGCGCCCTGGGAGGATGCCGGTGCTAGTTTGGCTACACCCACTAGTCGTGCTACAGCCCGTCGACTTCGACGGACTCGACAGCGGCTAGGATCATACCGGCATGACTTGCTAGTAGCCATGAGGGTTGTCAACAGCATTGAGCGAGAAATGCTACAGTCAGAATGGGAGAATTGGTTGGTAGATGAAAAGTTCCTATGTGATGAACTGGATACTATGCTGCTGCAGCAGGGCGACACAAAGGGGCAGAGGAAAGGGGCAGAAGCCGGCAAGGGGCCACAGAAGGCCATGGAGCCTATGCCAGCTAAGAGACGGCAGGCCCTCGAGCAGTGGCGGGATTCTTACTGTGGGAGCTGTAAGCAGGACTACCAGGTTGCGATGAAGGATCGGAAGTTGTCGATTGTGTAA
- a CDS encoding related to adenosine kinase has protein sequence MSAVKEYSLLCLENPLLDIQAKGDQALLDKYGLKPNDAILAEEKHIPLYEDLLNNYDAKLIAGGAAQNSARGAQYILPPNSVVYLGGAGDDKYAAILHDAVKAAGLRVEYRVDPKEKTGRCGAIITGHNRSLCTDLGAANHYDLDHLKKPEIWKLVENAEVYYVGGFHFTVCPPAIMELAKQAAEHNKPFVLSLSAPFIPQFFKEVVDASAPYWDYIIGNETEAAAYAESHDLPSKEPKDVVKHLANLPKENTKRKRIAIVTQGTDPTLVAIQGEDDIKEFPVHAIEKEKINDTNGAGDAFAGGLLAGILQNKPLETSIDMGQWLARLSIQELGPSYPFPKQTYQAA, from the exons ATGTCTGCCGTTAAGGAATACTCCCTTCTCTGTCTCGAGAACCCTCTCCTCG ACATCCAGGCCAAGGGTGACCAGGCTCTCCTTGACAAGTATGGTCTCAAGCCCAACGACGCCATCCTCGCTGAGGAGAAGCATATCCCTCTCTACGAAGACCTCCTAAACAACTACGATGCCAAGCTGATTGCTGGAGGCGCTGCACAAAACAGTGCTCGAGGTGCTCAGTACATCCTCCCTCCTAATAGTGTCGTCTACCTCGGTGGCGCTGGCGATGACAAGTATGCTGCTATCCTTCAcgatgctgtcaaggccgCTGGTCTCCGTGTTGAATACCGTGTCGaccccaaggagaagacTGGCCGATGTGGTGCTATCATTACCGGCCACAACCGAAGCTTGTGCACGGATCTTGGCGCTGCTAACCACTACGACCTCGATCACTTAAAGAAGCCTGAAATCTGGAAGCTCGTCGAGAACGCTGAGGTCTACTACGTCGGTGGTTTCCACTTCACTG TCTGTCCTCCTGCCATTATGGAGCTCGCCAAGCAGGCTGCTGAGCACAACAAGCCTTTTGTTCTCTCCCTGTCTGCTCCTTTCATCCCTCAGTTCTTCAAGGAGGTTGTCGATGCCAGCGCCCCTTACTGGGACTACATCATCGGCAACGAGACCGAGGCCGCCGCCTACGCCGAATCCCACGACCTCCCTAGCAAAGAGCCCAAGGATGTTGTCAAGCACCTCGCCAACCTTCCCAAGGAGAATACCAAGAGAAAGCGAATTGCCATTGTTACTCAGGGTACCGACCCTACTCTGGTTGCTATCCAGGGTGAGGACGATATTAAGGAGTTCCCCGTTCACGccatcgagaaggagaagatcaacGACACCAACGGTGCTGGTGACGCCTTTGCTGGTGGTCTCTTGGCTGGTATCCTCCAGAACAAACCCCTCGAAACCAGCATTGACATGGGCCAGTGGCTCGCTCGTTTGAGCATCCAGGAGCTTGGACCTTC ATACCCCTTCCCCAAGCAAACCTACCAGGCTGCTTAA
- a CDS encoding probable eukaryotic release factor 1: MSDAQANEAEKNIEIWKVKKLIKRLEAARGNGTSMISLIIPPKDQVSRAAKMLAEEYGTASNIKSRVNRQSVLSAITSTQQRLKLYNKVPPNGLVVYCGEILTQEGKERKVNIDFEPFKPINTSLYLCDNKFHTEALAELLESDQKFGFIIMDGNGALFGTLSGNTREVVHKFSVDLPKKHGRGGQSALRFARLREEKRHNYVRKVAELAVQNFITADKVNVAGLILAGSADFKNDLNASDMFDGRLATKVIKVVDVSYGGENGFNQAIELSSETLGNVKFIQEKKLIGKYFEEISQDTGKVCYGIEDTLKALELGAVETLIVFENLEITRWVLKDSNGSEVILHTTKQQEQTNRDKFLDKETGQEMEIVSQESFLEWIAEHYKDFGTTLEFVSDRSTEGNQFVKGFGGIGGLLRYKVNFEQLADLSDDDEYYDD; the protein is encoded by the exons ATGAGTGACGCTCAGGCGaacgaggccgagaagaac ATTGAGATCtggaaggtcaagaagctgatcAAGCGTCTTGAGGCCGCCAGGGGAAATGGAACCTCAATGATTTCCCTCATTATCC CCCCCAAGGATCAAGTCTCTCGAGCAGCTAAGATGTTGGCTGAAGAATAC GGTACTGCCTCCAACATCAAATCTCGAGTCAACAGACAGTCTGTCTTGTCCGCCATTACCTCGACCCAGCAGCGCCTCAAGCTCTACAACAAGGTGCCCCCTAACGGTCTGGTCGTCTACTGTGGCGAAATCTTGACCCAGGAAGGCAAGGAGCGAAAGGTCAACATCGATTTCGAGCCCTTCAAGCCCATCAACACCTCCCTCTACCTGTGCGACAACAAGTTCCACACCGAGGCTCTGGCCGAGCTGCTCGAGTCCGACCAGAAGtttggcttcatcatcatggatggTAACGGTGCTCTGTTTGGAACTCTTAGCGGCAACACACGTGAGGTTGTCCACAAGTTCTCTGTCGATCTTCCCAAGAAGCACGGTCGTGGTGGTCAGTCCGCTCTCCGTTTCGCTCGTCTGCGAGAGGAGAAGCGTCACAACTACGTCCGAAAGGTTGCCGAGTTGGCTGTCCAGAACTTCATCACTGCCGACAAGGTCAACGTCGCTGGTCTCATTCTTGCTGGTTCCGCCGATTTCAAGAACGACCTCAACGCCTCTGACATGTTCGACGGCCGTCTTGCGACCAAGGTTATcaaggttgttgatgtttcttATGGTGGTGAGAACGGTTTCAACCAGGCTATCGAGCTGTCTTCCGAGACTCTCGGCAACGTCAAGTTCatccaggagaagaagctcatcggAAAGTACTTTGAGGAGATTAGCCAGGACACTGGCAAGGTTTGCTACGGTATTGAGGACACCCTCAAGGCTCTCGAGCTCGGTGCCGTTGAGACCTTGATCGTTTTCGAGAACCTTGAGATCACCCGCTGGGTTCTCAAAGACAGCAACGGCAGCGAGGTCATCCTTCACACCACCAAGCAACAGGAGCAGACCAACCGTGACAAGTTCCTCGACAAGGAGACCGGCCAAGAGATGGAAATTGTTTCTCAGGAATCCTTCCTGGAATGGATTGCGGAACACTACAAGGACTTTGGTACCACTCTTGAGTTTGTTTCTGACCGATCCACCGAGGGCAACCAGTTCGTCAAGGGTTTCGGTGGTATCGGCGGTCTTCTCCGCTACAAGGTCAACTTTGAGCAGCTGGCTGACTTgagtgacgatgacgagtACTACGACG ATTGA
- a CDS encoding probable ribosomal protein L10a.e, cytosolic → MSKITVANVRTQVGELLEYSNETKKRNFLETVELQIGLKNYDPQRDKRFSGTIRLPSIPRPNMSICILGDQHDIDRAKHGGVDAMSADDLKKLNKNKKLIKKLARKYDAFVASEALIKQIPRLLGPGLSKAGKFPTPVSHADDLTGRINEVKSTIKFQLKKVLCMGVAVGNVEMTQEQLVANIMLAINYLVSLLKKGWQNVGSLTIKASMSPPKRLY, encoded by the exons ATGTCGAAGATCACAGTCG CTAATGTCCGGACGCAAGTCGGAGAGCTCTTGGAGTACTCCaacgagaccaagaagcgaaACTTCCTTGAGACCGTTGAGCTTCAGATCGGCCTGAAGAACTATGACCCTCAGCGTGACAAGCGTTTCTCCGGCACCATCCGCCTGCCCTCCATCCCCCGACCCAACATGTCAATCTG CATTCTCGGTGACCAGCACGATATCGATCGTGCCAAGCACGGTGGTGTTGACGCCATGTCCGCTgatgacttgaagaagctcaacaagaacaagaagctcatcaagaagcttgccCGCAAGTACGACGCCTTCGTCGCCTCCGAGGCCCTCATCAAGCAGATCCCCCGTCTCTTGGGTCCCGGTCTGTCCAAGGCCGGCAAGTTCCCCACTCCCGTCTCTCACGCCGACGACCTGACTGGCCGCATCAACGAGGTCAAGTCCACCATCAAGTTCCAGCTCAAGAAGGTTCTCTGCATGGGTGTCGCCGTCGGCAACGTCGAGATGACCCAGGAGCAGCTCGTCGCCAACATCATGCTGGCCATCAACTACctcgtctctcttctcaagaagggcTGGCAGAACGTCGGAAGCCTTACCATCAAGGCTTCCATGTCTCCCCCCAAGCGCCTCTACTAA
- a CDS encoding probable RPL39-60S large subunit ribosomal protein L39.e: protein MTGGPVDLASLTLEIPRNKCTAFRYSITIWQRLTDSTINAVKMPSHKSFRTKQKLAKAQKQNRPVPQWIRLRTGNTIRYNAKRRHWRKTRIGI, encoded by the exons ATGACGGGAGGTCCGGTGGATCTCGCTTCGCTCACTCT CGAAATTCCTCGAAACAAGTGTACTGCATTTCGATACTCTATCACCATTTGGCAACGACTGACCGACTCGACCATCAACGCCGTCAAAATGCCG AGCCACAAGTCCTTCCGAACCAAGCAGAAGCTTGCCAAGGCCCAGAAGCAGAACCGCCCTGTGCCTCAATGGATTCGCCTCCGAACTGGCAACACCATCCG CTACAACGCTAAGCGAAGGCATTGGCGCAAGACCCGCATCGGTATCTAA
- a CDS encoding probable 60S ribosomal protein L8.e yields MGRVIRNQRKGRGSIFTANTRLNKAPAKFRNLDYAERHGYLRGVVREIVHDAGRGAPLAKVVFRHPYRFKQVTETFIANEGMYTGQFIYAGKKAALTVGNVLPLGEMPEGTVVSNVEEKIGDRGTLGRTSGNYITIVGHNPDEGKTRIKLPSGAKKVVHSGSRGMIGIVAGGGRTDKPLLKASRAKHKFAVKRNSWPKTRGVAMNPVDHPHGGGNHQHIGKASTISRYAAQGQKAGLIAARRTGLLRGTQKTKE; encoded by the exons ATGGGTAGAGTTATTCGCAACCAGCGTAAGGGTCGTGGATCCATCTTCA CGGCCAACACACGCCTGAACAAGGCTCCTGCCAAGTTCCGTAACCTCGACTATGCCGAGCGCCATGGCTACCTTCGAGGTGTAGTCCGAGAGATCGTCCACGATGCTG GTCGTGGTGCCCCTCTCGCCAAGGTCGTCTTCCGCCACCCCTACCGATTCAAGCAGGTCACCGAGAccttcatcgccaacgagGGCATGTACACTGGCCAGTTCATCTACGCCGGAAAGAAGGCTGCTCTCACCGTTGGCAACGTTCTCCCCCTCGGTGAGATGCCTGAGGGTACCGTCGTCTCCAAcgtcgaggagaagattggtGACCGTGGCACTCTCGGCCGTACTTCCGGCAACTACATCACCATTGTCGGCCACAACCCTGATGAGGGCAAGACCCGCATCAAGCTTCCCTCCGGTGCCAAGAAGGTCGTCCACTCCGGCTCTCGAGGAATGATCGGTATCGTCGCTGGCGGTGGCCGAACTGACAAGCCTCTCCTCA AGGCTTCTCGTGCCAAGCACAAGTTCGCCGTCAAGCGCAACAGCTGGCCCAAGACTCGTGGTGTTGCCATGAACCCCGTCGACCATCCCCACGGTGGT GGTAACCATCAACATATTGGTAAGGCTTCTACCATCTCCCGATACGCCGCCCAGGGTCAAAAGGCCGGTCTTATTGCCGCCAGAAGGACGGGTCTTCTCCGTGGTACCCAGAAGACAAAGGAGTAA